The DNA segment TCCGGCATTTTCAGGCGCACATCCGCGCGAAGGTCCGCCGTTCGCGCCAGCCAATCCATGCCGGCATGATATCCATGCGCGATCCAGTCCCGCAGGCGTCCTTCGGGATCCACATTTCCGGCTTCGGCAATGCCGCACGCATCGAAACCCAGTTCCGCCGCCCGCGCCTTTATGCGCGTCGCCGCCATGTCCGCCTCGTTGCGCACGGTGGCCCCTCCCGCCTATTTCAAGCGTACGCGTTGGCCGTACTGCGCGATCATGCGCGCGTTCCATTCGTCGCCGCCGGGCAAATTGGCCGTCTTGAACACCGGCGGTTTCCTGCCGGCTTCGGCAAAGCGCCGCGCCACGCCATACACAATCTGTTCCACGATTGCGATGCCCGCCAGGCTCGACGTCGCCGCCACATGCAGATCCGCGACCGCCAAGGCCGCATCGCCCGCATTGCCGCAATTGTCAATGACGATGTCGCACACCTCGAACAGTTTCTTGTTCAACCCCGCGCCATACGATGCCGCCCGCGATTGGTTCAGCGAGGTGATGGCGATGGTGACCAGTCCCTTTTCCTTGGCGCACAAGGCCATTTCGACCGGCACGGCGTTCTTGCCGCTGTTGGACACAATCGTGATCACGTCGCCCGGCCGTGTGTCTTCCTTGTCGAGCACGATGCGGGCCAATCCCGGAAGCCGTTCGAGTTTCGTGCTCGTCACCGGCCCCTCGTGCTGCATCAACGCCGGAAACAGAATCGCGTTGACGGGGATCAGGCCGCCCGCGCGGTAATAGGCTTCCTCGCCGATAAAATGCGAATGGCCC comes from the Candidatus Hydrogenedentota bacterium genome and includes:
- a CDS encoding SIS domain-containing protein, which translates into the protein MLEFFDAARRILEQVEATQAGAIGQASDAVAQSLMAGGVWHLFGTGHSHFIGEEAYYRAGGLIPVNAILFPALMQHEGPVTSTKLERLPGLARIVLDKEDTRPGDVITIVSNSGKNAVPVEMALCAKEKGLVTIAITSLNQSRAASYGAGLNKKLFEVCDIVIDNCGNAGDAALAVADLHVAATSSLAGIAIVEQIVYGVARRFAEAGRKPPVFKTANLPGGDEWNARMIAQYGQRVRLK